The following proteins come from a genomic window of Triticum aestivum cultivar Chinese Spring chromosome 6A, IWGSC CS RefSeq v2.1, whole genome shotgun sequence:
- the LOC123130042 gene encoding expansin-B2-like → MAGVSTNDIAIVLVALLSVLVTSVCSAANYDTSAARSYNSGWLPAKATWYGAPTGAGPNDNGGACGFKNVNQYPFSSMTSCGNEPLFDGGAGCGSCYEIRCVAANNPSCSGQPRRVVITDMNYYPVARYHFDLSGTAFGAMAKNGLNDKLRHAGIIDMQFRRVRCNFPGMKVTFHVQRGSNPNYLAVLVEYANVDGTVVRMELMQTRNGRPTGFWEPMRRSWGSIWRMDTSRPLQGPFSMRITSDSGKTLVANNVIPAYWRPDKAYGSNVQFY, encoded by the exons ATGGCTGGCGTCTCCACCAACGACATTGCCATTGTGCTTGTGGCACTTCTCTCCGTGCTCGTCACGTCCGTCTGTTCTGCGGCCAACTACGAcacctccgccgccagatcctacAACTCCGGCTGGCTGCCCGCCAAGGCCACCTGGTACGGAGCGCCCACCGGCGCCGGACCCAACGACAACG GCGGTGCTTGCGGCTTCAAGAACGTCAACCAGTACCCTTTCTCCTCCATGACGTCCTGCGGCAACGAGCCTCTGTTCGACGGTGGCGCAGGCTGCGGCAGCTGCTATGAG ATCCGATGTGTCGCCGCCAACAACCCTTCCTGCTCCGGCCAGCCGAGGAGGGTGGTCATCACCGACATGAACTACTACCCCGTGGCCAGGTACCACTTCGACCTCAGCGGCACGGCGTTCGGGGCCATGGCCAAGAACGGCCTCAACGACAAGCTCCGCCATGCCGGCATCATCGACATGCAGTTCAGGAGGGTGCGCTGCAACTTCCCGGGCATGAAGGTCACCTTCCACGTCCAGCGTGGCTCCAACCCTAACTACCTCGCGGTGCTCGTGGAGTACGCCAACGTGGATGGGACCGTGGTGCGGATGGAGCTGATGCAGACCAGGAACGGCCGCCCCACGGGGTTCTGGGAGCCGATGCGGCGCTCCTGGGGATCCATCTGGCGGATGGACACCAGCCGCCCGCTGCAGGGGCCCTTCTCCATGCGCATCACCAGCGACTCCGGCAAGACGCTGGTGGCCAACAATGTCATCCCGGCCTACTGGCGGCCGGACAAAGCCTACGGGTCCAACGTCCAGTTCTATTGA